Proteins encoded in a region of the Ralstonia pseudosolanacearum genome:
- the gabT gene encoding 4-aminobutyrate--2-oxoglutarate transaminase → MNARDPQHNAQWNARRLAATPRGVGVMTDRYAERAENAQFWDVDGRRYIDFAAGIAVVNTGHRHPRLVQAVREQLDRFTHTAFQIVPYASYVELAERLNTLTPGTHAKKTAFFSTGAEAVENAIKIARAHTGRPGAIALAGAFHGRTFMGMSLTGKVVPYKTGFGPFPGSIYHVPAPIALHGVSTQDSLDAIQRLFKADIDPRQVAAIIFEPVQGEGGFYQMPADFVRALRALCDEHGIVMIADEVQTGFARTGKLFAMEHTGVLPDLVTMAKGLAGGLPLSAVTGRAEIMDAPAPGGLGGTYAGNPLAVAAAHAVLDIIDEEKLCERSAALGRRLVDALNAARAGQPRIAEVRGVGAMVAMEFNTPDGKPDADFTRTVQQRALEAGLLLLSCGVYGNVIRFLFPLTIEDAVFEEGLAILKHALEG, encoded by the coding sequence ATGAACGCCCGAGACCCCCAGCACAACGCCCAATGGAACGCCCGTCGCCTGGCCGCCACACCGCGCGGCGTCGGCGTCATGACCGACCGCTACGCGGAACGCGCCGAGAACGCCCAGTTCTGGGACGTGGACGGCCGGCGCTACATCGACTTCGCGGCCGGCATCGCCGTGGTCAACACCGGCCACCGCCATCCACGCCTGGTGCAGGCCGTGCGCGAGCAGCTCGACCGCTTCACCCACACCGCCTTCCAGATCGTGCCGTACGCCTCGTACGTCGAGCTGGCCGAGCGCCTGAACACGCTCACGCCCGGCACGCATGCCAAGAAGACGGCATTCTTCTCCACCGGCGCCGAAGCCGTGGAGAACGCCATCAAGATCGCGCGCGCCCACACCGGCCGCCCCGGCGCGATCGCGCTGGCGGGCGCCTTCCACGGCCGCACCTTCATGGGCATGTCGCTTACCGGCAAGGTGGTGCCGTACAAGACCGGCTTCGGTCCGTTCCCGGGCAGCATCTATCACGTGCCGGCGCCGATCGCGCTGCACGGCGTCAGCACGCAGGATTCGCTCGATGCGATCCAGCGCCTGTTCAAGGCCGACATCGACCCGCGCCAGGTCGCGGCCATCATCTTCGAGCCGGTGCAGGGCGAGGGCGGCTTCTACCAGATGCCCGCCGATTTCGTGCGCGCCCTGCGCGCCCTGTGCGACGAGCACGGCATCGTGATGATCGCCGACGAAGTGCAGACCGGCTTTGCCCGCACCGGCAAGCTGTTCGCCATGGAGCACACCGGCGTGCTGCCCGACCTGGTGACGATGGCCAAGGGCCTGGCCGGCGGCCTGCCGCTGTCGGCCGTCACCGGTCGTGCCGAGATCATGGACGCGCCCGCCCCCGGCGGCCTGGGCGGCACCTACGCAGGCAACCCGCTGGCCGTGGCCGCCGCGCACGCAGTGCTCGACATCATCGACGAGGAAAAGCTGTGCGAGCGCTCCGCCGCGCTGGGCCGGCGCCTGGTCGATGCGCTCAACGCCGCCCGGGCCGGCCAGCCGCGCATCGCCGAAGTGCGCGGCGTGGGCGCGATGGTTGCTATGGAATTCAACACGCCCGACGGCAAGCCCGATGCCGACTTCACCCGCACCGTGCAGCAGCGCGCGCTCGAAGCCGGCCTGCTGCTGCTATCGTGCGGCGTGTACGGCAACGTGATCCGCTTCCTGTTCCCGCTCACCATCGAAGACGCGGTGTTCGAAGAGGGCCTTGCCATCCTGAAACACGCACTGGAGGGCTGA
- a CDS encoding NAD-dependent succinate-semialdehyde dehydrogenase — MTRTDLPPAPITLNDPALWRTQAFLAGTWADADDGGTCDVTDPATGRVIGTVPAMGAAETRRAIEAAQTAQRAWRKVTARERAKILRKLADLMLEHQQDLARILTAEQGKPLPEATGEIAYAASFIEWFAEEARRVYGDTIPAPQGDRRIVVNKEPIGVTAAITPWNFPIAMMTRKVGPALAAGCAMVVKPALETPYSALAFAELAARAGVPAGLLSIVTGDAQGIGGELTANPVVRKLSFTGSTAVGRLLMRQCADDVKKLSLELGGNAPFIVFDDADLDAAVESAMVAKYRNAGQTCVCANRFYVQRGIYDAFAARLTEAVRALRVGNGTEPGVQQGPLIHQRAMDKVRAHVDDAVARGARVLVGGKPHALSAQGGAFFEPTVIVDARPGMLVAHEETFGPLAALIPFDTEDEAVAAANDTEFGLAAYFYTRDLGRAWRVSEALESGMVGVNTGLISTAEAPFGGVKQSGLGREGSKYGIDEYLEIKYVCMAGLG, encoded by the coding sequence ATGACCCGCACCGATCTGCCACCGGCACCGATCACGCTCAACGACCCGGCGCTGTGGCGCACGCAGGCCTTCCTGGCCGGCACCTGGGCCGATGCCGATGATGGCGGCACCTGCGACGTGACCGACCCCGCCACCGGCCGCGTGATCGGCACGGTGCCCGCGATGGGCGCCGCGGAAACGCGCCGCGCCATCGAGGCCGCCCAGACCGCACAGCGCGCCTGGCGCAAGGTGACCGCGCGCGAGCGCGCCAAGATCCTGCGCAAGCTGGCCGACCTGATGCTGGAGCACCAGCAGGACCTGGCCCGCATCCTGACCGCCGAGCAGGGCAAGCCGCTGCCCGAGGCCACCGGCGAGATCGCCTATGCCGCCTCGTTCATCGAGTGGTTTGCCGAAGAGGCCCGCCGCGTCTACGGCGACACCATCCCCGCGCCGCAGGGCGACCGCCGCATCGTCGTGAACAAGGAGCCGATCGGGGTGACGGCGGCGATCACGCCGTGGAATTTCCCCATCGCGATGATGACGCGCAAGGTCGGCCCGGCGCTGGCGGCCGGCTGCGCGATGGTGGTCAAGCCCGCACTGGAGACGCCGTACTCCGCGCTGGCCTTCGCGGAACTGGCCGCGCGCGCGGGCGTGCCGGCGGGGCTGCTGTCCATCGTCACCGGCGACGCGCAGGGCATCGGCGGCGAGTTGACCGCCAACCCCGTCGTGCGCAAGCTGAGCTTCACCGGCTCCACGGCCGTCGGCCGCCTGCTGATGCGCCAGTGCGCCGACGACGTGAAGAAGCTGTCGCTGGAGCTGGGCGGCAACGCGCCCTTCATCGTGTTCGACGATGCCGATCTCGATGCCGCCGTGGAAAGCGCGATGGTGGCCAAGTACCGCAACGCCGGCCAGACCTGCGTGTGCGCCAACCGTTTCTACGTGCAGCGCGGCATCTACGACGCCTTCGCCGCCAGGCTGACCGAGGCCGTGCGCGCGCTGCGCGTGGGCAACGGCACCGAGCCGGGCGTGCAGCAGGGCCCGCTGATCCACCAGCGCGCGATGGACAAGGTGCGCGCCCACGTGGACGACGCCGTCGCGCGGGGCGCCCGCGTGCTCGTCGGCGGCAAGCCGCATGCGCTGTCGGCCCAGGGCGGGGCCTTCTTCGAGCCGACCGTCATCGTGGATGCCCGGCCCGGGATGCTGGTCGCACACGAGGAGACCTTCGGCCCGCTGGCCGCGCTGATCCCGTTCGACACCGAAGACGAAGCCGTGGCCGCCGCCAACGACACCGAGTTCGGCCTGGCCGCGTATTTCTACACGCGCGACCTGGGCCGCGCGTGGCGCGTGTCGGAGGCGCTGGAGAGCGGCATGGTCGGCGTCAACACCGGACTGATCTCGACGGCCGAGGCGCCGTTCGGCGGCGTCAAGCAATCGGGCCTGGGCCGCGAAGGCTCCAAGTACGGCATCGACGAGTACCTGGAAATCAAGTACGTCTGCATGGCTGGGCTCGGCTGA
- the metX gene encoding homoserine O-succinyltransferase MetX has product MTELQVDPAASADPAAAADTPRHPAATLPPDSVGLVVPERMHFAEPLPLRNGSQLVGYDLMVETYGTLNAERSNAVLICHALNASHHVAGVHAEGEVGWWDNMVGPGKPVDTNRFFVIGVNNLGSCFGSTGPMSPHPQTGQPYGARFPVVTVEDWVNAQARVADRFGIRQFAAVMGGSLGGMQALAWSLMYPERLRHCVVVASTPKLSAQNIAFNEVARSAILSDPDFHGGDYYAHHVKPKRGLRVARMIGHITYLSDEDMAEKFGRELKTEDIRFSFDVEFQVESYLRYQGDKFAEYFDANTYLLITRALDYFDPALAYAGNLTRAVAHTQASYLVVSFTTDWRFAPARSRELVKALLDNKRPVTYGEIDAPHGHDAFLLEDARYHALVRAYYERIAQEISA; this is encoded by the coding sequence ATGACAGAACTCCAGGTGGATCCCGCCGCTTCCGCAGATCCGGCGGCCGCTGCCGACACACCCCGGCATCCCGCCGCCACGCTGCCGCCCGACTCGGTCGGGCTGGTGGTGCCCGAGCGCATGCACTTCGCCGAGCCGCTGCCGCTGCGCAACGGCTCGCAGCTCGTCGGCTACGACCTGATGGTCGAGACCTACGGCACCCTCAACGCCGAGCGCTCCAACGCCGTGCTCATCTGCCACGCGCTCAACGCCTCGCACCACGTGGCGGGCGTGCATGCCGAGGGCGAGGTCGGCTGGTGGGACAACATGGTCGGCCCTGGCAAGCCGGTGGACACCAACCGCTTCTTCGTCATCGGCGTCAACAACCTCGGCTCGTGCTTCGGCTCGACCGGCCCGATGAGCCCGCATCCGCAGACCGGCCAGCCCTACGGCGCGCGCTTCCCGGTGGTCACGGTGGAAGACTGGGTCAACGCCCAGGCGCGCGTGGCCGACCGCTTCGGCATCCGCCAGTTCGCGGCGGTGATGGGCGGCAGCCTCGGCGGCATGCAGGCCCTGGCGTGGAGCCTGATGTACCCGGAGCGCCTGCGGCACTGCGTGGTGGTGGCGTCGACGCCGAAGCTCTCGGCGCAGAACATCGCGTTCAACGAAGTGGCGCGCAGCGCGATCCTGTCCGACCCCGACTTCCACGGCGGCGACTACTACGCGCACCACGTCAAACCCAAGCGCGGCCTGCGCGTGGCGCGCATGATCGGCCACATCACCTACCTGTCGGACGAGGACATGGCCGAGAAATTCGGCCGCGAGCTCAAGACCGAAGACATCCGCTTCTCGTTCGACGTCGAGTTCCAGGTGGAAAGCTACCTGCGCTACCAGGGCGACAAGTTCGCTGAATACTTCGACGCCAACACCTACCTGCTGATCACGCGCGCGCTCGATTACTTCGACCCGGCACTGGCCTATGCGGGCAACCTGACCCGCGCCGTGGCGCACACGCAGGCCAGCTACCTCGTCGTCAGCTTCACCACCGACTGGCGCTTCGCCCCCGCGCGCAGCCGCGAACTGGTCAAGGCGCTGCTCGACAACAAGCGCCCCGTCACCTACGGCGAGATCGACGCCCCGCACGGCCACGACGCCTTCCTGCTGGAAGACGCGCGCTACCACGCGCTGGTGCGCGCCTATTACGAACGCATCGCCCAGGAGATCAGCGCATGA
- the metW gene encoding methionine biosynthesis protein MetW produces the protein MTSQTLNAIATASTAAAVPDILADRADFRAIARWIEPRSTVLDLGCGDGSLLRVLQNELDVLAYGIEIDDAGVLAATQKGLHVIQQNLEGGLALFEDKSFDMVILSQTLQTIHNTAQVLREMLRVGRECIVSFPNFGYWPHRLSIFRGRMPVSKSLPYEWYDTPNVRVLTIRDFEALAPKVGLVILDRVVLHEGRAVHWGANWRGNVAVYRVRAG, from the coding sequence ATGACCTCGCAGACGCTCAACGCCATCGCCACCGCCTCGACGGCCGCGGCGGTGCCCGACATCCTGGCCGACCGCGCCGACTTCCGCGCCATCGCCCGCTGGATCGAACCGCGCTCCACCGTGCTCGACCTGGGCTGCGGCGACGGCAGCCTGCTGCGCGTGCTGCAGAACGAGCTGGACGTGCTGGCCTACGGCATCGAGATCGACGACGCCGGCGTGCTGGCCGCCACGCAGAAGGGCTTGCACGTGATCCAGCAGAACCTGGAGGGCGGCCTGGCGCTGTTCGAAGACAAAAGCTTCGATATGGTGATCCTCTCGCAGACCCTGCAGACCATCCACAACACCGCGCAGGTGCTGCGCGAGATGCTGCGGGTGGGGCGCGAGTGCATCGTGTCGTTCCCGAACTTCGGCTACTGGCCGCACCGGCTGTCGATCTTCCGCGGGCGCATGCCGGTATCGAAATCGCTGCCGTACGAGTGGTACGACACGCCCAACGTGCGCGTGCTGACCATCCGCGACTTCGAGGCGCTGGCGCCCAAGGTCGGGCTGGTGATCCTCGATCGCGTCGTGCTGCACGAGGGCAGGGCGGTGCACTGGGGGGCCAACTGGCGCGGCAACGTGGCGGTCTATCGCGTGCGCGCGGGCTGA
- a CDS encoding phasin family protein: MLKSEHVAATHKTGLDALAELTGAALNSVEKLSELQFQTVRASLEDSTEQSKRAFDARSLHELTALQSEVSQPTEKLMAYGQHLYQIAAGTHAEWRKVAQTRANEQCRIALAWVDDYAKQAVPGSEPAISFMRSTITATQRACDAWQDASTHAIHLMDNALQAGAKIAKKTGA; encoded by the coding sequence ATGCTGAAAAGCGAACACGTGGCCGCCACGCACAAGACCGGCCTGGACGCCCTGGCCGAACTGACCGGCGCCGCGCTCAATAGCGTGGAGAAGCTGAGCGAACTGCAGTTCCAGACGGTCCGCGCCTCGCTGGAAGACAGCACCGAGCAGAGCAAGCGGGCCTTCGACGCGCGCAGCCTGCACGAACTGACCGCGCTGCAGAGCGAAGTGTCGCAGCCGACGGAAAAGCTGATGGCCTATGGCCAGCACCTCTACCAGATCGCCGCCGGCACGCACGCGGAGTGGCGCAAGGTGGCGCAGACGCGCGCCAATGAGCAATGCCGCATCGCCCTGGCCTGGGTGGACGACTATGCCAAGCAGGCCGTGCCGGGCTCGGAGCCGGCGATTTCCTTCATGCGCTCCACCATTACCGCCACCCAGCGCGCCTGCGACGCCTGGCAGGATGCCTCCACCCACGCGATTCACTTGATGGATAATGCCCTGCAAGCCGGCGCCAAAATCGCCAAGAAAACCGGCGCTTAA
- a CDS encoding tetratricopeptide repeat protein: MGRRTQQHGTPRITRMMLAAIMLTAAGWTAPAHAATSPADAQSDAAALTQIAIAHYEHNEFGRAIDEFAEAAQRGNRLAQFNYAMMLMRGEGTVAQPEAAVKWLRRAADNQMTHAQFAYGELFERGELVPRSLPEANKWYERAAAGGHIEAQRALATNYFTGRGVPRDYGRAFTWYKKAAEAGDGPSQYIVGSYYERGEPGVVAQDIEQAKRWYGRAAAQGDPGALAKLRELVEKTYRAKHGDPPAAARPAM, encoded by the coding sequence ATGGGCAGGCGAACGCAGCAGCACGGCACCCCGCGCATCACCAGGATGATGCTGGCTGCGATCATGCTGACGGCCGCCGGCTGGACCGCGCCGGCCCACGCCGCCACCTCGCCGGCGGACGCCCAGAGCGATGCCGCCGCCCTCACGCAGATCGCCATCGCGCACTACGAGCACAACGAGTTCGGCCGCGCCATCGACGAGTTCGCCGAAGCCGCCCAGCGCGGCAACCGCCTCGCCCAGTTCAACTACGCGATGATGCTGATGCGCGGCGAAGGCACCGTCGCGCAGCCCGAGGCGGCCGTCAAATGGCTGCGCCGCGCCGCCGACAACCAGATGACGCACGCGCAGTTCGCCTACGGCGAGCTGTTCGAGCGCGGCGAGCTGGTACCGCGCTCCCTGCCGGAAGCCAACAAGTGGTACGAGCGCGCCGCCGCCGGCGGGCACATCGAGGCGCAGCGCGCGCTGGCGACCAACTACTTCACCGGCCGCGGCGTGCCGCGCGACTACGGCCGCGCCTTCACCTGGTACAAGAAGGCGGCGGAAGCCGGCGACGGGCCGTCGCAATACATCGTCGGCAGCTACTACGAGCGCGGCGAGCCCGGCGTGGTGGCGCAGGACATCGAACAGGCCAAGCGCTGGTACGGCCGCGCCGCCGCACAGGGCGACCCCGGGGCGCTGGCCAAGCTGCGCGAGTTGGTGGAGAAGACCTACCGCGCCAAGCACGGCGATCCGCCCGCGGCCGCACGCCCCGCCATGTAG
- a CDS encoding YbdD/YjiX family protein — MREEIESLGRYLGQAMRLMVGVPDYDTYVRHMQETHPDQPVMTYEEFFRERQDARYKGRVGRCC; from the coding sequence ATGCGCGAAGAAATCGAATCCCTCGGCCGGTACCTGGGCCAGGCGATGCGCCTGATGGTCGGCGTGCCGGACTACGACACGTATGTCCGGCACATGCAGGAAACCCATCCCGACCAGCCGGTCATGACGTACGAGGAATTCTTCCGCGAACGCCAGGACGCACGCTACAAGGGCCGCGTGGGACGGTGTTGTTGA
- a CDS encoding carbon starvation CstA family protein, translating to MSFVRQHLIWLVVAILGAFAFATVALARGEAVSALWVVVAAVCIYLIAYRYYSRYIADKVLGLDGTRKTPAWRHNDGLDYVPTNKYVLFGHHFAAIAGAGPLVGPVLAAQMGYLPGMLWILSGVVFAGAVQDFIVLFISSRRDGRSLGDLVKSEMGTVPGLIALFGAFLIMIIILAVLALIVVKALAGSPWGTFTVAATIPVAIFMGLYVRFIRPGRIGEVSIIGFVLLMLAIIGGQAVHESAALAPLFTYDGKALTWMLIGYGFVASVLPVWLLLAPRDYLSTFLKIGTIMALAIGILIVAPQMQMPPLTQFAAGNGPVWSGNLFPFLFITIACGAVSGFHSLISSGTTPKMLENETQARFIGYGAMLMESFVAIMALVAASVINPGVYFAMNAPAALVGATPDAVAQTLSTWGFVVTPDVLLQTAKDVGENTILARAGGAPTLAVGMAHILHQVVGGQAMMAFWYHFAILFEALFILTAVDAGTRAGRFMLQDLLGTFVPALKRTESLTANLIATAATVALWGYFLYQGVVDPLGGINTLWPLFGISNQMLAAIALTLGTCVLIKMKRDRYVWVTLLPTAWLLVCTLTAGWQKLFHPDPKIGFLSHANKFADAIAAGKLLAPAKSVAQMQQIVLNDRIDAFLCGLFVLVVVSIAWYGLRTVLKARTQARPTVNETPYEALGATQ from the coding sequence ATGAGCTTCGTCAGGCAACACCTGATCTGGCTGGTTGTTGCCATTCTTGGCGCGTTTGCCTTCGCCACCGTCGCGCTTGCGCGCGGGGAGGCGGTCAGCGCGCTATGGGTGGTGGTGGCCGCCGTATGCATCTACTTGATCGCATATCGTTACTACAGCCGTTACATCGCCGACAAGGTGCTCGGCCTGGACGGCACCCGCAAGACGCCGGCCTGGCGTCACAACGACGGGCTCGATTACGTTCCCACCAACAAGTACGTGCTGTTCGGCCACCACTTCGCGGCCATCGCCGGCGCCGGTCCGCTGGTCGGCCCCGTGCTTGCCGCGCAGATGGGCTACCTGCCGGGCATGCTGTGGATCCTGTCCGGCGTCGTGTTCGCCGGCGCGGTGCAGGACTTCATCGTGCTGTTCATCTCCAGCCGCCGCGACGGCCGCTCACTGGGCGACCTGGTGAAATCGGAGATGGGCACGGTGCCCGGCCTGATCGCGCTGTTCGGCGCGTTCCTCATCATGATCATCATCCTCGCCGTGCTGGCGCTGATCGTGGTGAAGGCGCTGGCCGGTTCGCCGTGGGGCACCTTCACGGTGGCGGCGACGATTCCGGTCGCCATCTTCATGGGGCTGTATGTGCGCTTCATCCGCCCGGGCCGGATCGGCGAGGTGTCCATCATCGGCTTCGTGCTGCTGATGCTCGCCATCATCGGCGGGCAGGCCGTGCACGAGAGCGCCGCGCTGGCGCCGCTGTTCACGTACGACGGCAAGGCGCTGACCTGGATGCTGATCGGCTACGGCTTCGTCGCCTCGGTGCTGCCGGTGTGGCTGCTGCTGGCGCCGCGTGACTATCTGTCGACCTTCCTGAAGATCGGCACCATCATGGCGCTGGCGATCGGCATCCTGATCGTCGCGCCGCAGATGCAGATGCCGCCGCTGACGCAGTTCGCGGCGGGCAATGGTCCGGTGTGGTCGGGCAACCTGTTCCCGTTCCTGTTCATCACCATCGCGTGCGGTGCGGTGTCGGGTTTCCACTCGCTGATCTCGTCGGGCACCACGCCCAAGATGCTGGAGAACGAAACGCAGGCGCGCTTCATCGGCTACGGCGCGATGCTGATGGAATCGTTCGTCGCCATCATGGCGCTGGTGGCCGCCTCGGTCATCAACCCGGGCGTGTACTTCGCGATGAACGCGCCGGCCGCGCTGGTCGGCGCCACCCCCGATGCGGTGGCGCAGACGCTGTCGACATGGGGCTTCGTCGTCACGCCGGACGTGCTGCTGCAGACCGCCAAGGACGTCGGCGAGAACACCATCCTGGCCCGTGCGGGCGGCGCGCCGACGCTGGCGGTCGGCATGGCGCACATCCTGCACCAGGTGGTGGGCGGCCAGGCCATGATGGCGTTCTGGTACCACTTCGCCATCCTGTTCGAGGCGCTGTTCATCCTGACCGCCGTGGACGCGGGCACGCGTGCCGGCCGCTTCATGCTGCAGGATCTGCTGGGTACCTTCGTGCCGGCCCTCAAGCGCACCGAGTCGCTGACGGCCAACCTGATCGCCACGGCGGCGACCGTCGCGCTGTGGGGCTACTTCCTGTACCAGGGCGTGGTCGATCCGCTGGGCGGCATCAACACGCTGTGGCCGCTGTTCGGCATCTCCAACCAGATGCTGGCGGCGATCGCGCTGACGCTGGGCACCTGCGTGCTGATCAAAATGAAGCGCGACCGCTACGTCTGGGTGACGCTGCTGCCGACCGCGTGGCTGCTGGTCTGCACGCTGACGGCCGGCTGGCAGAAGCTGTTCCACCCGGATCCGAAGATCGGCTTCCTGTCGCACGCCAACAAGTTCGCCGACGCCATTGCCGCCGGCAAGCTGCTGGCTCCGGCCAAGTCGGTCGCGCAGATGCAGCAGATCGTGCTGAACGACCGCATCGATGCCTTCCTGTGCGGCCTGTTCGTGCTGGTGGTCGTCAGCATTGCCTGGTATGGCTTGCGCACCGTGCTGAAGGCGCGCACCCAGGCTCGCCCGACGGTCAACGAAACGCCGTACGAAGCGCTGGGCGCCACGCAATGA